Proteins found in one Prosthecochloris aestuarii DSM 271 genomic segment:
- a CDS encoding formylglycine-generating enzyme family protein: MKKVKSLLTVLLLTTTVTSQLILTQMAQAADYTNSIGMEFVKISAGCFNMGRDPNFEDGSDDELPRHRVCITKPFYIGKTEVTQAQWVAVMGSNPSNFKGRNNPVETVSWNDVQTFIRRLNQKEGGNKYRLPTEAEWEYAARAGSSSTYHFGDDKGMVGQYGWYLDNSSERTHPVAQKRPNQWGLYDMHGNVWEWVQDWYDENYYRNSPMNDPKGPSSGRARVHRGGSWYVAAGNLRSACRSRLIFSPGSRYDDLGFRLVRQP; this comes from the coding sequence ATGAAAAAAGTAAAATCATTGCTGACTGTTTTGTTATTGACAACCACCGTGACCAGCCAGTTGATACTCACTCAAATGGCGCAGGCAGCGGATTACACGAATTCCATCGGGATGGAATTTGTCAAAATCAGTGCCGGTTGTTTCAACATGGGGCGCGACCCGAACTTTGAGGATGGCTCAGATGATGAACTGCCGCGTCACCGGGTATGTATTACAAAGCCTTTTTATATCGGCAAGACTGAAGTGACACAGGCTCAGTGGGTGGCGGTGATGGGCAGTAATCCCAGTAACTTTAAGGGGCGAAACAATCCGGTGGAAACTGTCAGTTGGAACGATGTACAAACCTTTATCCGCCGTTTAAATCAAAAAGAGGGTGGCAATAAGTATCGCCTGCCGACAGAAGCGGAATGGGAATATGCCGCCAGAGCGGGCAGTAGTTCGACGTATCATTTTGGCGATGACAAGGGAATGGTTGGGCAGTATGGCTGGTATTTGGACAACTCCTCCGAACGGACGCACCCGGTCGCGCAAAAGCGTCCGAATCAATGGGGTTTGTACGATATGCACGGCAATGTCTGGGAATGGGTGCAGGATTGGTATGATGAAAACTATTACCGGAACAGCCCCATGAATGACCCAAAGGGGCCGTCATCGGGCCGGGCCCGCGTGCATCGTGGCGGTAGCTGGTACGTTGCCGCGGGGAACCTGCGGTCTGCGTGTCGCTCTCGACTCATCTTCTCGCCCGGCAGTCGCTACGACGATTTGGGCTTCCGCCTTGTGAGGCAGCCTTAG
- a CDS encoding RNA-directed DNA polymerase produces MKRVGLLFERVVAFENLLHATRQAARGKKSQLRVAHFLFHQEKECLRLQTELKQGIWQPSGFRVFEIREPKPRRISAADFQDRVVQHALCNILGPLCERRLIFDTWACRRGKGSHLAMKRAQAFSRRFPYFLKCDIRRYFDSVDHTILKRLLWRLIKDKPVLNLLDRIIDHPLPGALPGKGLPIGNLTSQHFANLYLGELDHQLKDRMGVKAYLRYMDDMLIFADDKSRLHELVTGIEDFVKQHLQLSLRPSATLVAPVSEGVPFLGFRIFPGLVRVNGQALRRFRHRLRLHEKAYQTGKMDVESLTASVQSMIAHLQHADTHRLRQSLLSSSCALG; encoded by the coding sequence ATGAAACGGGTCGGGTTGCTGTTTGAACGGGTGGTTGCTTTCGAAAATTTGCTCCATGCCACCCGGCAAGCCGCCAGGGGCAAAAAGTCGCAATTGCGAGTGGCCCACTTTTTGTTTCATCAGGAGAAGGAATGCTTGCGCCTGCAAACTGAATTGAAACAAGGTATTTGGCAGCCCAGTGGCTTTCGCGTATTTGAAATCCGCGAACCCAAGCCCCGCCGTATCAGTGCGGCGGATTTTCAGGATCGGGTGGTTCAACATGCGCTATGCAATATACTGGGGCCTTTGTGCGAAAGGCGTTTGATTTTTGACACTTGGGCCTGTCGGCGTGGCAAGGGTTCCCATTTGGCGATGAAACGGGCACAGGCGTTTTCACGACGCTTTCCTTATTTTTTAAAGTGTGATATTCGACGTTATTTCGACAGTGTGGATCATACCATCCTCAAACGATTGCTGTGGCGGCTGATCAAGGATAAGCCGGTTCTGAATTTACTGGATCGAATTATCGACCACCCCTTGCCGGGCGCGTTGCCCGGTAAAGGCTTGCCCATCGGCAACCTGACCAGTCAGCATTTCGCCAATCTTTATCTGGGTGAACTTGATCATCAACTTAAGGATCGAATGGGGGTTAAAGCCTATTTACGCTATATGGACGATATGCTGATTTTTGCAGATGATAAATCCCGGCTACATGAACTTGTCACTGGTATTGAGGATTTTGTAAAGCAGCATTTGCAGTTGTCATTGAGGCCTTCCGCCACGCTGGTTGCACCAGTGAGCGAAGGCGTTCCCTTTTTGGGATTTAGGATTTTCCCGGGTTTGGTCCGCGTGAACGGGCAGGCGCTGCGTCGCTTCAGGCATCGCTTGCGCCTGCATGAAAAGGCGTATCAGACCGGGAAGATGGATGTGGAGTCTTTGACAGCATCCGTACAGAGCATGATTGCGCATTTGCAACATGCCGATACGCACCGGTTACGGCAATCTCTGTTGTCGTCATCCTGTGCTTTGGGCTGA
- the avd gene encoding diversity-generating retroelement protein Avd: protein MMMGYQRIDNNRDLPVFVKWLDFLEWLLPVTERFPKRVRFTFSDRINQLALDVVEDLIEARYTKEKQAHLRRANLRLEKLRVLLRLSQRMHFLDYKRFEYAMKYINEVGKMLGGWLRQQQ from the coding sequence ATGATGATGGGATACCAACGGATCGATAACAATAGGGATTTGCCTGTCTTCGTGAAGTGGCTGGATTTTCTGGAATGGTTGCTGCCGGTGACGGAACGTTTCCCGAAACGGGTACGGTTTACCTTTTCGGATCGCATCAATCAACTGGCGCTGGATGTGGTGGAAGACTTGATTGAGGCACGTTACACAAAAGAGAAACAGGCCCATCTTCGACGCGCCAACCTGCGGTTGGAAAAGCTGCGTGTCTTGTTGCGGCTGTCGCAACGCATGCATTTTCTGGATTACAAACGCTTTGAATATGCCATGAAATACATTAACGAGGTCGGGAAAATGCTGGGCGGCTGGTTGAGGCAACAACAATGA
- a CDS encoding HRDC domain-containing protein, producing the protein MLIRIVTLRFSAALDGFDDSPLAEFIKDKSVLSLREHFFIRNETPYLAVVVIFEPVLEMLSPKAGTPRRRDESWRALLGDADMPLFDSLRSWRGERCKKEGIPPYVICNNKELAKITAARPQSLSGLMQIEGFGKAKAEKYGEEILAILKHDDGIPTDR; encoded by the coding sequence ATGCTTATACGAATTGTTACCCTGCGCTTCAGCGCGGCGTTGGATGGGTTTGACGACAGCCCGTTGGCCGAGTTTATCAAGGATAAATCTGTGCTTTCTCTGAGGGAGCATTTCTTTATTCGTAACGAAACCCCCTATCTGGCTGTTGTCGTGATCTTTGAGCCGGTATTGGAAATGCTGTCGCCAAAAGCTGGGACACCAAGGCGGCGGGATGAATCCTGGCGGGCTTTATTGGGTGATGCGGATATGCCCTTGTTTGATAGCCTGAGAAGCTGGCGCGGCGAGCGTTGTAAAAAGGAAGGTATTCCGCCTTATGTGATCTGCAATAACAAGGAACTGGCAAAAATCACCGCCGCTCGCCCGCAAAGCTTGTCAGGACTGATGCAGATAGAAGGATTCGGCAAGGCCAAGGCAGAAAAATATGGCGAGGAGATACTGGCGATATTAAAGCATGATGATGGGATACCAACGGATCGATAA
- a CDS encoding formylglycine-generating enzyme family protein, producing MKKLHFLMLIVWFAAALFSEAVQAADYTNSIGMKFKNIPPGSFYMGSCKLSEADKEANEKRKFMGMAPKSAACSSGGPTDNSAQDDETPQHKVRISKGFQIGVYEVTLGQFKQFIASAGRDDLLTDDFMTRNSRGDNAAVTHVSWNDAQAFIRWLNQKEGGSAYRLPTEAEWEYAARAGTTTRYSWGNSESQAGEYAWYDKNAYDVGRSYAHGVGIKMPNPWGLYDMHGNVWEWVQDWYGENYYRNSPMNDPKGPSSGRYRVNRGGGWDYVARNLRSANRGNNSPGSRDDVLGFRLVRQP from the coding sequence ATGAAAAAGCTACATTTTTTGATGCTCATTGTATGGTTTGCGGCTGCCCTGTTCAGTGAGGCAGTGCAGGCGGCGGATTACACGAATTCCATTGGCATGAAGTTTAAAAACATCCCGCCGGGCAGCTTCTACATGGGCAGTTGCAAATTGAGCGAGGCCGACAAAGAAGCCAACGAAAAACGTAAGTTTATGGGCATGGCGCCAAAATCAGCAGCATGTTCCTCTGGTGGACCGACAGATAATAGTGCCCAAGATGACGAAACCCCACAACACAAGGTTCGTATCAGTAAAGGCTTTCAGATTGGGGTATATGAAGTCACCCTGGGGCAGTTCAAACAATTCATTGCCAGTGCCGGGCGTGATGATTTGCTCACTGATGACTTCATGACAAGGAACAGTCGTGGAGATAATGCTGCTGTAACACATGTCTCCTGGAATGATGCCCAAGCCTTTATCCGCTGGTTGAATCAAAAAGAGGGGGGCAGTGCCTATCGTTTGCCCACCGAGGCTGAATGGGAATACGCGGCCAGAGCAGGAACGACGACCAGGTATTCCTGGGGAAACAGCGAGAGTCAAGCGGGCGAATATGCCTGGTACGACAAGAATGCCTATGATGTCGGCAGATCATATGCACATGGCGTGGGCATAAAGATGCCCAACCCTTGGGGTTTGTACGATATGCACGGCAATGTCTGGGAATGGGTGCAGGATTGGTATGGTGAAAACTATTACCGGAACAGCCCCATGAATGACCCAAAGGGGCCGTCATCGGGCCGGTACCGCGTGAATCGTGGCGGTGGCTGGGACTACGTCGCGAGGAACCTGCGGTCGGCGAATCGCGGCAACAACTCGCCCGGCAGTCGCGACGACGTTTTGGGCTTCCGCCTTGTGAGGCAGCCTTAG